AATCGATATGCAGCTCACCGGTATCGAACGAGCCCTCGGAGACAACGCCGCCCGTCTGCGCATACGAGAGACGCCTGAGCGTGGTGCGAATGCGCGCGAGCAGCTCCTCGACCGAAAACGGCTTGGTCAGGTAGTCGTCGGCACCGGCATCGAGTGCCCGGATCTTGTCCGCGTCCTCGCTGCGCGCCGAGACCACAATGATTGGCATGCCCGACCATGTGCGCACCGACTCCACCACCTTGACGCCGTCCATATCGGGCAGGCCCAGATCGAGCAGAACGATGCTCGGCGCCTGCGACGAGGCGGCGGCGATAGCGGCATGGGCGGTCTCCACAGCCATATGGCGCAGGCCGTGCGCCTCGAGCGCGGCAACGATGAGGTTGCGAACGGCGGGATCGTCCTCGACAACCAAGATGAGCGGTTTTACGGCAGAGTTCGGCACGGCGCTACTCCTTATCAAACGAAACATCGGCGACGGGAAGCTCGATCGTAAAGACCGAGCCGTGCGGGTCCGCCGCGGCAACCTCTATGCTACCGCCATGTGCCAGCGCAATGGAGCGGCAAAGCGAAAGCCCCAGGCCCACGCTGCGGTGGCTGTCGGCCAGGCCATGGTTGGCGGTGTAGAACGACTCAAAGATGCGCTCACGGTCCTCGGGCGCAATGCCCGGCCCGTCATCGGCCACCGAGCACGCCACGTGCCCATCGTCGACGCCAATCGAAATCACGATATGCGAGCCTGCGGGCGTATAGGTGATGGCGTTGTTCACCAGGTTTACCACCAGCTGCACCATCAGACGCGCGTCGACGTTGACGAGCGCCGGCTCATCGCACGCCACCACCTTAAGGTCGTGCTCGCGCACGGCCGGATTTACATGGCGCAGCGCCTCCTCGACGATATCGTCCATAAGCTCGAGCGTTGTCGACAGATGCATGCCGCCGCCCTCGAGCTTGGTGATGGCAAGCAGGTTCTCGACGGTGGCGTTGAGCCACAGCGCATCCGAGCGAATGGATAGCAGCAGGCCGCGGCGCGTCTGGGCATCGAGCACCGCGGTGCCGGTCGAGCCCTGGTCGAGCAGCACGTCGGCATTGCCCGAAATACTGGTAAGCGGCGTGCGCAGATCGTGCGAGATCGAGCGCAGCAGGTTGGCGCGCAGCTGCTCGTTTTTGGCGAGCACCGCCGCCTCCTCGCGGGCCTCCATGGCGCGGGCGCGATCGAGTGCCAGCTCGCCTTCGCTCACGATGGCATCGGCAAGTGCCCGCTCCTCATGCGTCAGCACGTCGGGCTCGGCAACGATAGCCAGCACGCCCACCACCGAGGCGGGGTCGCCCGAGCGCACGAAGCCGTCGCCCGCGCGAACCGTCAGGTAGATGCCATAAAACGCCGAGCCGCCATAGGTGGCATCGAGCGGCGTTCCCACATAGGCGGACGCCGAGAGCCGCGGCGGCATCTGCGGCGCCAGCTCGTGCACCGGCACGGCATCGCCCACGGCCGTGTATGTCGCACGCGGCAGCAGGTCATCGCCCTCGGCGTCGGCGCCGTACCACACGACCGGACGGCCCGAAAGACGCGCCAGCTGCGTGGCCATAGCGTGAACGATCTGCTGCTGATCGGCGCAGCGCTGCAACATGCGGTTGGTCTCGAGCACCATATGCGTGCGGCGGTCGCTGGCGGCAGCCTGTGCCAAGGCGCGGCGCAGGGCCAACGCAATCGAGCTCGACACAAGCGAGACCACGAACATGATGAAGAACATGCCGGGATAGACGCGGTCGATAAGCGACAGCGAGTAGCGCGGGTCGACAAACAAGAAGTTGTAGAGCGCCACGGCGGCAGCCGAGCTCAGCAAGCAATACAGGCGACTCCAGGTAAAGAATGCGCACAGCTGAACGGCGAACACATAGACGATCATGATGCTCGGCGCGAGACCCGGATGGTCGAGCAGCGCGCCCACAATCGTCGCCGCGACCAGCAGCCCCACCGATACGCAGGCGTCATACAGAGGAGTGCGGCGCGTCAGCGTTGTACGCCGCCACCAAAAGCTATCGGCAATATCGCCGTCCGTACGGACGTCCATCAGCGCCCCGCCCCTCTCTCAAAAACAAAAACCACCACAAAGGGGACAGTGAACTGCGCCCCGAAACTTGGACTGAATAAATAGCGACTACGCCGCAAGGGCCCGGTCCCGGAACTCCTCCGGCGTCAGGCCCTTCAATCTTACCTGCCTGCGCCGCGTGTTCCAATGGACTATGTACTCCTCCAGGTCGCGCTTGAAGTCCTCGAAGCTGCCCCACTCCCTGCCGCGGTAGAACTCGTCCTTCACGTGGCCGAAGAGCTGCTCGGTGGCGGCGTTGTCGACGCAGTTCCCCTTGCGCGACATGCTCTGGGTGATGCCCGCCCCCTCCAGCCTGGAGGTGTAGGACTCGTGCTGGTACTGCCAGCCCATGTCCGAGTGCATGGTCGGTGCCGCCCCGTCGGGCAGGGCCTCGAGGAGCCGGTCGAGCATCCTGTGCTGCTGGGCGAGGTCCGGCGAGGTCGATATGTCGCTCGCCACGATCTCCTTCGTGCAGAAGTCGAGCACCGGGGCCCAGTAGGCCTTGGCGCCGGCGACCTTGAACTCGGTGACGTCGGTGCCGAGCTTCTGCCACGGCCCCTCGGCGCCGAAGTCCCTCGCGATGACGTTCTCGAACGTGCTCCCCACGAGCCCCCTGTAGGAGCTGTACCGGCGGCGGGAGCCCCGGCGGCGTATCCCGCACCGGATGCCCATCTCGCGCATCATCTTGAGCACGGTCTTGTCGGCCACGACCGCGCCCAGCTCGGCGCGCAGGCACATGGCTATCTGCCGGTGCCCGCAGCCGTTGGCGGTGCGCGAGAATATCTCGGCCGCGGCGTCGCGCAGCTCGGGCCTGGTCGGCCTCCGCGGGTGCGCCAGCGCGTAGTAGTAGGTCGACCTCCTGAGCCCCGAGCACTCCAGCAGGTGGCGCAGGGAGTGCCCCTCCGCCCTCAGCGCCCCCACCGCCTCGGCCGCCGCCCTGGTCAGAGCCCGTCCCGCTCGACCAGGGCGCGCAATTTTTTTAGGTAGGCGACCTCGGCCTCGAGCCTGCGGCAGCGCTCCTCGAGCTCCTGCTCGCGGGTGCGGGCCCGGGGTTTCGACCTCGACCCCCTCGGCCTGCCCTTCGGTCCGGGCCGCAGCGCCTCGGCGCCGCCCTCGCGGTAGAGCCTGCACCAGCGCTCCAGCGGGGACTTCGACCTGATCCCGAACTCGGCCATGGCGTCGGTCTTCGCCATCCCGCCGTCGACCACGGCCGATGCCGCGGCGACCCTCTGCTCGAATGTGTACCTGGATTGTTTCCCGCCCATGGACAGCAGCGCCTCGCTTCCGAACGCCCGGTATACCCACTGCCATTCTCTCACGGTCTCGCGGGGGACGGACAGGGCCTCGGCCGCCGGTTTGCAGCCGACGCCGGCGTCGAAGAGCTCGACGGCCCGCCTCCTGGACTCCAGGTCGTGCTTCACCCTGAGGTCTATACTCATGGAAAACCTCCCATTTCCCGATGTCCAAGAAATGGGAGGCAGTTCACAGGCACCTTTGTGGTGGTTTTCCCTCGTGGTGGTTCTAAGTGTAAAGCCTTCTACGACCGGCAGCCGCTAGACAAACAGCACGTGCGCGAGCAGGGCACACACGCACACCGCTCCAAATACCAGTGCCACGATCGAAATTACGCGATCAGCCATGTCCATGTTGGCACGATTCGTAAAGAACCGATCTTCGGCGGCGTCGGCGCGTGCCTCACGCACCATCTCGGCAACCACCTCGCGGCCATCAAGCATCTTTGCATCCATGTTTGCCTCCCCGGCCCCAATCTTGTCCATCGAAAACCAACTCCATGCAACCCGTCGGCGCCTACGGGCGCTCGTTGGGAGCCAGGCGCTGCATCTTGCTCACAGCCTTAAACTTGGTGAACAGCGGCACATACTCAAAGCTCACGTTGGAGTTCTCCAGGCCGTACCAGCGCGCAGGCGTGCCGGCGGCGCGGCGGATGATGTACTTGAGCGTGATGGCCGTACGCTCGCTCGGCTCCACGTCGCTTTCGGGTGCCAGAAGCTTACGGATCATGACGAACTTGAACGTGCCGATGTTGCCCGGATCCTTGTAGACCGAGTAGTCATGCGTCTGCGCCGGCAGCTCGCCGGTGGCAGCCAGGTCCTGAACGACCTGACGCAGGTAGGCATTGACGCGCTGGTTGATCTTGTAGCCCAGGTACAGATGCACGCGGAACACGTAGTCGGTGCCGAACGTCTCGACCGAATAGGCAAAGGTATGCGGCTCGTCCATGGTCTCGACATTCACGAACCACCAGGCGCGAGCGCGCTTGGGATGCTTGTCCAAGATCGAGTAGACGATATCACGGTCGATGTAGTCGGTATGGGTGTCCTTGGTCAGGTACACGATGTTGTCGCTCAGGCGCTCGTAGCGATCGTCATCGCGCAGCCGCTTGAGCTGCGGCAGGTAGCTGCGCAGCGGCAGCAGCGTAAACTGGCGCTGCTCGACCGCCGTGCCGTTGTACCAGCACACCATAATGCCCATGATGAGTGCAGCCATGAGGATGGTGAAGTAGCCGCCGTGGAAGAACTTGGTGAGCGAGCTCACGAAGAAGAAGCCTTCGAGCAAAAGGAAGAAGGCCGCGAAGATCCACGGAGCAACCTTGAGCTTGCGCTCCTCGTGCAGGTAGAAGAAGAGCAGCAGCGTGGTGCACATCATAGTCAGCGTAATGGCAAGGCCGTAGGCGGCTTCCATATGCGCCGAGTTCTGGAACAGCAGCACCACGATAACGCAGCCGACAAGCATGACGTTGTTGACCATGGGAATGTAGAGCTGGCCTTTGGTCTCGGCAGGGTAGAAGACCTGCATGTGCGGCATGAGGTCCAGACGGCTGGCCTCGGACACCAGCGAAAACGCGCCGGTAATGAGCGCCTGCGAGGCAATGATGGCCGCGATGGTTGAAAGGCCGACAGCAAACGGGCGCAGGCCCGGGGCGAGCATCTGGTAGAACGGGTTAAGGTCGGCAATGCCCATGAGCTCGGGGTTGGCAGCGTTGTTGATAAGCCAAGCGCCCTGGCCCATATAGGAAAGCAGCAGGCAGCACTTAACGAACGGCCAGGTAGCGTAGATGTTGCCGCGGCCGACGTGGCCCATGTCGGAGTAGAGCGCCTCGGCACCGGTGGTGGCGAGGAAGCAGCTGCCCAGAATCATGATGCCCGCATGGTTGTTGGGGCTCAGCAAAAAGGCGATGCCGCGCACCGGGTTGAGGCACAGCAGCACGGCGGGGTGCTGGAAAACAAAATACAGACCCGTGCCGCCCAGGAACAGGAACCACAGCGTCATGATGGGACCAAAGGCATGACCGATCTTGGCCGTGCCGATGCGCTGAACCAAGAAGAGCACGATGATAATGGCGAGCGTAATGGCGACGACGCGGCCCTGGTCATCGCCCAGCACGGTATGGACCGCCGGGATGGTGCGCAGGCCCTCGATGGCTGTGGTAACGGTAACGGCCGGCGTCAGGATGCCGTCGGCGAGCAGCGCGGCGCCACCCAGCATGGCGGGGATGATAAGCCACTTGCCGCAGCGCTTGACCAGGCTGTACAGGGCAAAGATGCCGCCCTCACCATGGTTATCGGCACGCAGCGAGATCAGCACGTACTTGATGGTCGTCAGCAGCGTGACCGTCCACACGACAAGGGAGAGCGCGCCAAGCACGAACTCCTCCGTGACGCTTCCGATGCCGCCGTTGCCGGCAACGAGCGCCTTGGTTACATACATAGGGCTGGTGCCGATATCGCCGTACACCACGCCCAGCGTGACGAGCATCGCAGAGATGCTCACAGGAATCGCAGCGTGCGAGGCTGCCTCCTTGGCCTTTTGTTCCATAAGCCGGTTTCCTCCCAACTTTAATGTTCGAAGGGATTATAGGTAATCGGCCCATGTTTGAATGCACTGTTTTCCCAGCTAGATAAAGATTTATACAGTCTTTAGACCACCGCGACGATATGGAATGCGGCAAAGGGACTGTCCCTTTGCCGCATCCGTCATTTTCCGAGCCAGTTTTTGAACCACCACTCCATGGAACGGCTCATCTCGGCCATAAAGGGGCTCGTGTGCTTGCGGGTGTAGATATCCACCACGCGCTCGCCCACCTCGCGGGCATGTGGACGGAACATCGCGTCCATCTCGGCCACCTGCGCGTCCATGGTCGCGGCATCGGCCCGGCGATAGCGCTCCTCGTGCACCAGGTTCACCACGGGATGAGCAATCGCCGGGCGCTCTTTGCGAGGCGTGCCGATGATGAGCATCGATAGCGGCATGGTATAGGGCGGCAGATCGAGCAGCTCGGCAACTTCCTCGGCATTCTCGACGATATCACCGATGTAGCAGCTCCCCAGCCCCAAGGCCTCGGCGGCAACCACGGCGTTTTGCGCGGCGATCACGGCATCCTGCGCCGCGATGGCAAAGTCGCCCAAACCCGGCGCGCGGCGGGGCGCCTTGCCCGTGCGCTCGGCAAACTCGGGCTCAAAGCAACCCACGTGCTCAAACAGATCGATCCATTTGGCATAGTCGACCACAAATATTAGTGCCCAGGGCGCCTTGGCGATCATGGGCTGGTGGTCGCACAGGTCGGCAAGACGATTCAGCGTAGCCTGCTCGCGAATGCTCACGATGGAATACATCATCATGGCGCCTGCCGACGGCGCGCGACTCGCCGCATGCAGAATCGCCGCCCGCTGCTCGTCGGTCACCGCTGCGGGACGGTCGTCGTCATCACGCGCGAAGGCACGCGTAGACGAGCGATGCTCCAAAATGTCCAGCACCGCGTTGCCCGTAGTCTCGACCGGATAGCCGCACGTATCGACCGCCGCTCCGTCGCCGCCCATGTCCGCCTTGCAAACCTGCTCGCTCATCGCCCTACCCTCGCCATTTCTTTAAGAAGCCTTTACGTTTCCGTGTAATTCCCGTCCATTATCGCGCAGGTCGCCGCTACATTGCGCAACACCGCCACGCACGCGCGTTATTATGGCTGGTTGTTGTGCGCAGTCACCAAATGCAGCGCATATCTTGGTAACAATCGGGTAAACCCCCGCTTTCGTAGGTTTTAGTTTGTGAGGAGTCTCAGCATGTTCGCTGCCGCCATCTCGCTCGTCGGTCTTGCGGCGACCGTCTACCTTGTCTTGCGCGAGGCCAAGGCCATTCGCGCACAGTCGGGCACCGTCACCAAGGGCGCCTTCGCCTGGAGCGTCGCCTTTGGCCTGTTCCAGCTCTTTTTGACCGTCTGGGGCGCCGTGGGCCTCGTCGCCCAAAACGAGCCGCTCGCCTTCGTGATGCTCATCCTGACCAATGCCATCCTTACTGGATGCGCCTGGGCCAGCATCGCCCGCGACCGCATCGCCCCGCGCGTCTTTGCGTTCGCCGGGTCCGATGCCCCCGTCCCCACCGGCAAGCTCGCCCGCCTGCGCGGAGCCTTTGTGGGCAAACCGCTCGTCGCCGCCGTCCTGTGCCTGCTGCTCGCCGGCGTCTTTGCGCTGCTGGGCATGGAGGTCTCGTCCAACCACGACTTTACCTGGGTCTACCCCCTGTGCATCCTGCTCGAGTGGGCCATTATCACCGTGCTCATGATCGGCTTGTTCTTCCTATTCCAGCGCCACGGCGCAGCTCCCGCGGTCCTGGCCTTTGCCCTCTTTGTCCTGGGCATTGCCGAGTTCTTTGTCATCACGTTTAAATCCATGCCCATCCAGCCGGGCGACCTTTCGGCCATCTCCACCGCCGCCGCAGTCGCCGGCACCGGCTACACCTTCTCGATCTCGCTGTTCTGCGTGCTATCCATGGGCTTTACCGCCATCGCCATGCTGCTGTGCGAGTACGCCGACCTGGTCGCGCCGCACCGTCAGAAGGGCGCCGCCAACGCCAAGCGCATGCTGCTCACCAACCTGCTCGTAGCGGTGCTGTGCCTGGGCGGCGTGACCGCGCACGTCACGCTTATCGACTACTACAACACCCTCGGCATCACCGTCTACACCTGGCGTCCGCTCGAGAGCTACTGGCGCGAGGGCTACCTGCCTGCCTTTATTAGCGCGGCACAGTCCATCAAGCCGCCCAAACCCGCCGACTACTCCGTCGACGACGCCAAGGCCACGCTCAAAAAGTACGCCAAGGCCTACGACAAGTCCGACGCCGCCAAGAGCGACGAGCGCGCCGCCGCAAAGGAGCAGTTCGACAGCGAGAAGCCCACGGTCATCGCCATCATGAACGAGACGTTCTCGGATCTGTCGATCTACCAGAACATGCGCGCCGGCTACGAGGGTCCGCAGTACTTTAAGAGCCTGTCCAACTGCCTCAGCCGCGGCAAGCTCTATGTGAGCGCCTACGGCGGCGGTACCGCCAATACCGAGTTTGAGTTTATGACCGGCAACTCCATGGCCAACCTGGGCTCGGGCGTGTACCCCTACACCATCTACAACATGGAAACGACTGGGAACCTGGCAGAGCAGTTCAAGTCGCTCGGATATTCCACCACGGCCATGCACCCCAACCACGCGACCAACTGGAACCGCGAGAACGTCTACAAGGACTTTGGCTTTGACCAGTTCCTGTCCATCAACGATTTCCAGGGCGCCGATACCCTGCGCGGCATGGTGACCGACCAGGCTACCTACGACAAGATTCTTGAGCTGCTCGACCAGAACGCCGATCCGCAGTTTATCTTCGACGTGACCATGCAGAACCACTCGGGCTACGACACGGGCCTGTTGCCGGTCGACAAGCAGATGCACCTGAACATCGACACGACCGACCTGGACGCCAAGACCGTCGAGGACGGCACGCTCTCCGAT
The DNA window shown above is from Collinsella aerofaciens and carries:
- a CDS encoding response regulator → MPNSAVKPLILVVEDDPAVRNLIVAALEAHGLRHMAVETAHAAIAAASSQAPSIVLLDLGLPDMDGVKVVESVRTWSGMPIIVVSARSEDADKIRALDAGADDYLTKPFSVEELLARIRTTLRRLSYAQTGGVVSEGSFDTGELHIDFDAGIATMDGEELHLTPIEYKLLCLLAHNADKVLTHQFILHEIWGTATKSDLASLRVFMGTLRKKIESDPAHPRYIQTHVGIGYRLVTQG
- a CDS encoding sensor histidine kinase produces the protein MDVRTDGDIADSFWWRRTTLTRRTPLYDACVSVGLLVAATIVGALLDHPGLAPSIMIVYVFAVQLCAFFTWSRLYCLLSSAAAVALYNFLFVDPRYSLSLIDRVYPGMFFIMFVVSLVSSSIALALRRALAQAAASDRRTHMVLETNRMLQRCADQQQIVHAMATQLARLSGRPVVWYGADAEGDDLLPRATYTAVGDAVPVHELAPQMPPRLSASAYVGTPLDATYGGSAFYGIYLTVRAGDGFVRSGDPASVVGVLAIVAEPDVLTHEERALADAIVSEGELALDRARAMEAREEAAVLAKNEQLRANLLRSISHDLRTPLTSISGNADVLLDQGSTGTAVLDAQTRRGLLLSIRSDALWLNATVENLLAITKLEGGGMHLSTTLELMDDIVEEALRHVNPAVREHDLKVVACDEPALVNVDARLMVQLVVNLVNNAITYTPAGSHIVISIGVDDGHVACSVADDGPGIAPEDRERIFESFYTANHGLADSHRSVGLGLSLCRSIALAHGGSIEVAAADPHGSVFTIELPVADVSFDKE
- a CDS encoding IS3 family transposase, with product MGALRAEGHSLRHLLECSGLRRSTYYYALAHPRRPTRPELRDAAAEIFSRTANGCGHRQIAMCLRAELGAVVADKTVLKMMREMGIRCGIRRRGSRRRYSSYRGLVGSTFENVIARDFGAEGPWQKLGTDVTEFKVAGAKAYWAPVLDFCTKEIVASDISTSPDLAQQHRMLDRLLEALPDGAAPTMHSDMGWQYQHESYTSRLEGAGITQSMSRKGNCVDNAATEQLFGHVKDEFYRGREWGSFEDFKRDLEEYIVHWNTRRRQVRLKGLTPEEFRDRALAA
- a CDS encoding helix-turn-helix domain-containing protein; this translates as MSIDLRVKHDLESRRRAVELFDAGVGCKPAAEALSVPRETVREWQWVYRAFGSEALLSMGGKQSRYTFEQRVAAASAVVDGGMAKTDAMAEFGIRSKSPLERWCRLYREGGAEALRPGPKGRPRGSRSKPRARTREQELEERCRRLEAEVAYLKKLRALVERDGL
- a CDS encoding KUP/HAK/KT family potassium transporter, whose product is MEQKAKEAASHAAIPVSISAMLVTLGVVYGDIGTSPMYVTKALVAGNGGIGSVTEEFVLGALSLVVWTVTLLTTIKYVLISLRADNHGEGGIFALYSLVKRCGKWLIIPAMLGGAALLADGILTPAVTVTTAIEGLRTIPAVHTVLGDDQGRVVAITLAIIIVLFLVQRIGTAKIGHAFGPIMTLWFLFLGGTGLYFVFQHPAVLLCLNPVRGIAFLLSPNNHAGIMILGSCFLATTGAEALYSDMGHVGRGNIYATWPFVKCCLLLSYMGQGAWLINNAANPELMGIADLNPFYQMLAPGLRPFAVGLSTIAAIIASQALITGAFSLVSEASRLDLMPHMQVFYPAETKGQLYIPMVNNVMLVGCVIVVLLFQNSAHMEAAYGLAITLTMMCTTLLLFFYLHEERKLKVAPWIFAAFFLLLEGFFFVSSLTKFFHGGYFTILMAALIMGIMVCWYNGTAVEQRQFTLLPLRSYLPQLKRLRDDDRYERLSDNIVYLTKDTHTDYIDRDIVYSILDKHPKRARAWWFVNVETMDEPHTFAYSVETFGTDYVFRVHLYLGYKINQRVNAYLRQVVQDLAATGELPAQTHDYSVYKDPGNIGTFKFVMIRKLLAPESDVEPSERTAITLKYIIRRAAGTPARWYGLENSNVSFEYVPLFTKFKAVSKMQRLAPNERP
- a CDS encoding nitroreductase family protein encodes the protein MSEQVCKADMGGDGAAVDTCGYPVETTGNAVLDILEHRSSTRAFARDDDDRPAAVTDEQRAAILHAASRAPSAGAMMMYSIVSIREQATLNRLADLCDHQPMIAKAPWALIFVVDYAKWIDLFEHVGCFEPEFAERTGKAPRRAPGLGDFAIAAQDAVIAAQNAVVAAEALGLGSCYIGDIVENAEEVAELLDLPPYTMPLSMLIIGTPRKERPAIAHPVVNLVHEERYRRADAATMDAQVAEMDAMFRPHAREVGERVVDIYTRKHTSPFMAEMSRSMEWWFKNWLGK
- a CDS encoding LTA synthase family protein — protein: MFAAAISLVGLAATVYLVLREAKAIRAQSGTVTKGAFAWSVAFGLFQLFLTVWGAVGLVAQNEPLAFVMLILTNAILTGCAWASIARDRIAPRVFAFAGSDAPVPTGKLARLRGAFVGKPLVAAVLCLLLAGVFALLGMEVSSNHDFTWVYPLCILLEWAIITVLMIGLFFLFQRHGAAPAVLAFALFVLGIAEFFVITFKSMPIQPGDLSAISTAAAVAGTGYTFSISLFCVLSMGFTAIAMLLCEYADLVAPHRQKGAANAKRMLLTNLLVAVLCLGGVTAHVTLIDYYNTLGITVYTWRPLESYWREGYLPAFISAAQSIKPPKPADYSVDDAKATLKKYAKAYDKSDAAKSDERAAAKEQFDSEKPTVIAIMNETFSDLSIYQNMRAGYEGPQYFKSLSNCLSRGKLYVSAYGGGTANTEFEFMTGNSMANLGSGVYPYTIYNMETTGNLAEQFKSLGYSTTAMHPNHATNWNRENVYKDFGFDQFLSINDFQGADTLRGMVTDQATYDKILELLDQNADPQFIFDVTMQNHSGYDTGLLPVDKQMHLNIDTTDLDAKTVEDGTLSDVDEYVSCIEQSDQALRYFLNALSKLDRKVVVVFWGDHQPFFPSKFNDKWFTGEDDATHQERLWQTDYIIWANYDVAGCDQTSEVDDLSTNYLSTQLMQLIGAPLTDYQKAHMTLRESLPAINSVGYEDASLRWALSSNVTGDDAAAAAATKAREDYAKMQYYEMFRDGKNVYTEHFQTEANETDPNLAPGTTKIK